One Salvia splendens isolate huo1 chromosome 1, SspV2, whole genome shotgun sequence genomic window, ggttcaggttaaaccttattgggttgggtcattatcaggttgacccgataacgacccaatccgcacgatttgccagccctaattaTAATCATGACTTCAAAGTGGTGACATATGGCCCTCCAAAAATGTGCATTTAAAGGAAAAATGTGTGGATTTTTATCACTTACTGTTATAGTCAAAACACAAATAACTAAAAAGGATTTATTTTCCATCCAATTTATTGTTAGTGCTACAAAAAAGATTACTTTCTTATCCCCCTTTAATTTTTATCAAGAGCATAAAGGACATTTGTTAATTGAATCTGTTAGTGGGCCATGCTGACTTTGTTACAAGCCTACTTATTGGCCCATTCCCAAGTAGAACAATCAGTGAAGTGTATGTATAGTAAAGCCACCCCTCCAAAGCCAAACATTGATATGATTCACATCATTTTTTGCAATTTCAACAGTATATAAATTCGAATCAACAGTATGCATGCTATGAATTTTTGATTTCATATCACGCGTACCACAAACCTTGCTCACGATCATGGCAGATCTAGGAAATAATTCTGGAGGGGTGAACGGACGACGGTGAAAACGAGGGGAATGAGTTTTTTACATGGTAAAATTGTAATTTCGTAAATTAAGCTGTAAAAATTCTAGCGACGACGTCACTTgacatttttttcttcaaaaataattttctgCCAACATTAAGAAAAACTattgactatatatatatatatatatatatatataggattgtgatcaagatagaaccattcttaaacgtagaaccattcttaaacgtagaacaaatgccaaacggaggtcgttagatcttttaatccaatgatgttgatttgcacagcaacttcccattacaaccaaaactattattaatgggtgaatgcagataagtgaaaaaataaagcatgcatggactcttcttcgtttcattcattcttccatcaacatgtgagttttttcacatgttgagtccggaatgtcgtgaaaacatagtctaatatgtatgatttttaatcttgaccgtcattttttcctcatccaatgaataaaatatgtagagttctaggttctacacttaagaatgattctatctttaacgcaaccctatatatatatatatatatattacactTCATAAAAAATGTATGGATTATGCTAAGCTCCAAATTATGGTGTTACTTAAGACATGATCTCCAAAAATTAGGTCATTCTTGGGAAGTtacttattataatattttcttttcagGTCATTGCTGCAAATCGGGTGCTATGGCGGTCACAAATTATGGATTGTAATTGGATTCATAACTCAACCAAAATGAATACGGTCTAtctataaaaagattaaattatcatttgacAGTGTTAATAACTCAATGTttcatctatacatatataaaagttgagttttgggggcATTTTAGGaattaaaaattttggtttGAGATTATAATGTGTtattatacatatttaaatgaaattataatgTGTACGGTTTTTATTgttgttataataaaataataatttagggGAGTGGAAGTGGAAAAGTTTTAGCCTTaattgtaaatatatatataagttttGGATTATATTGTAAACGTTAGATATTTTTGTTGgtccataaaaaattaattcaattatttaatataGTTGTTACAATTCACCAATCATAATCATCATTTGAATCAATTCATCTCAATCTTACACTAATAATatttcgtccataaaaatagaatagGCGGTTACACTAATTAGAGTGATAAATGTGGCATGCAATTTCTTCATAGAGGTTTAAAAAATTTTGGCAGTtgcaaatttttaataattatgatttaatttcaaaatttcaataataaGCACCACATATCAATCCGCCATGGAATTGGGGTTACACGAACTAGAGATTAACTTTATAACAGCCACATTATTACACATTATTAGTAATTgtgttaataataatttaatgaaaATTATAACACACTATAAACTCCCTATATTTTTTGTCTATATATTTGTGTCATTGCTAGCTTATTATCCACTTTCATATTACCCTCACCTATAATCTATTGCATCACTGAATTTtctacaaaaaataatatttcgGTATGGTTCTTCCTCTTTGTCAACAATATCTTTTTATCTTTAACCACTTTATGCATTATTTTTGTGTGATTATTATGTtactaatatttgttgttgtgttcttACCAAAGAGGATGGTTGAAACTATGGAAATGGAACTAATCTCTTTTAGTGATCTACAAACCACAACTTTATCAATAAATGTTGAAATCATGGAAGCATTCCCCTTgccaaatttggttttgaaattgGTAAGTAATCTATAAAATTTTATAGTACAAAACGCAAAGTTGTATTTGCATTGttcatgaatgaaatatttatcGAATTGTAATATGGGGTATTTAGTTGACTTTTGTTTGAAGTTCTCATCTACATATGAGAGCATACTAACCTGATGGAGAAGATGGTGTCGACGCATGACGATAAAAGTGTTGGAGACGATGAGTGGAAAAGATGAAAGCTATTGGAGATAGATGGAGGCTGATGGGCGGTGGGCAAGAGCTGCATGAGCATAAATGATTCTGAACTCTaatattttttatcgatttctTCATTTTTTGGTTGCATTCTGATATAGATCTTATTAATGaagttgattaattttttttattgtcaaTCGATTTTTTTCTATTAGTGAAATTATTGAATGTTAATAATTAAACGGATTGATGAACAATGTAATTAAATCAAACATAAGTATAAGATTAGAATTTCAACATTGTTAATAACATAATTAAGATTGCTTCGTAATTAATGTCATTGGTTTTTATTGACAAGATAATTAGTTTACGTGAATATTTTGAAAGATTCAATGGCCAATCAACATTTTTGAACAGTTATacactaattaaatttatttaattcagaCAACCATTAAAAAGGAAGTcattaataaaaaatgtaacgattatacaataattaaaaattgtttaatttaggATACGCCCTAAAATAGGGGGCGGTTGAAATTATGAGAACAAAATTAGAGAATTTAAATGGGAATCAAATAACTAAACTGAGAATTTAAATGGGAAAATAATGATACGCCCTAAAATAGGGGGCGGTTGAAATTATGAGAACAAAAACAAAGAATTCAAAATTAGTTAATTGAAAATCACCTCAAAATGCTAGAGTGGCAATAAGATCCCGACTAATTGGCGCAAAGTATAAATGTAAAGTAATTgcgattaaaaaaaaagtaattgcGATTAAAAGCTAAATAAATGTGTGACATTGTGATAACGCTTTTGtgcaaataaaaattataaatataattgaaaAGATTGATTACATGCAAATGATGATTGCAAATAAAGTGTGGCAAATGATTACTATGAAATGATTCTTGGTAAGTGATGATGAAATGAAAATGGAATTTTCATGTGGACTCCAATTCAATATATGAACCATAAATGAAACAgtgaaagaaaaggagaaaaaagttgaGATGAATTGTATTGACTTGCCGGTATCGTTTTATGAGAGGAGTGGGTATTCGGTTAATTGCCTTGATATCTATTTACATGATAAATACTGATACACAAATTATAACCactattctatttattttattaagtaATTTAGGGATCATGATTTTTCCAcaaactcattctcactcacttgcaaataaaacaataaagtgtACACTATATATGAGTTAGGGATCATGATTTTTCATGATCTttttaaagttgtaatagaGATCTAAAAGTAGTATAGTCAAAATATATCGGAGTATGTATTTGCGTTATTTAAATGTCAAATTGATTgagttttatgtttttttaaattcttatacattttcttagttttagattttgtacaattatatcattttccatttcaattaattaatcgaTAATGTGAAGTtagtaccaaaaaaataaatgagacacATATTTCTTATTAACGTTGTTTCACTATTGAAGTACACGTGTTCTTGATTATATATTGTTGTGTTTGTAGTTTTTGCAttagatataaaaaatattttagtcaCTGTTTATAGGTTATATTTAAtgaatgattatttttatattcttacttttcataataatttcataatataattttgaagGAAATACAATGGGTCGTGCATATAATTGCTATAAAATACTGCTATGTCTTAATGAGGAAAGTCAAATGTTTTCCCAATTGTTATGATATATGTTTagagtttagggtttaggatttaaatttttaaaatgaaaaggtttttaaatcaaataacataaatggctattgaaatatcaaacgttaaatattagaagtgatagtaaatttatttaaaagatttcttcagttacaatattattagtattattatttaaaatatcaaacgttaaatattgaaatatcaaacgttaaatattatttaaaatgacAAGCCAAAAGCTGATATGAGCATATAAACAAATTTACAGACAAGATTCAGGTAAAAAACCTCCACTATCAGTAAGAATTATCAAGTAGGCTGACCCAATGTAAGATATCAAATACATATCTAAAacccccaaaatagaataagtgatcaacaaagtacaATTGAACTGGaacggagggagaattttattgatatttgactcatttgttggtcatgatgagtatattttgaataagtgatcaacaaagtaaaattgaactgaggcagagggagaattttattgatatctggctcatttgttggtcatgatgagtatattttaaagttaagggtttatgatttaggtttcaaggtttgggtttttagtgtatagggtcactatattgcaatgaaatgaagctcgactaggaagtgtctcaccagtgcaatcttaaattattgcaacgtaaacttgctcctgcagttataactcaacggttaattcatattttcacagaattaaaatgtcttttaattttaagtctgatatttaaatgtcaagacagtttattaaaatgtcaacacaaatatgtgttgaaattttaatgtgatcgtattgacattttaaagaaaagttagcatttaaacggactcttgtggccatgtggggttaatgtgattggAAAAGTATAATCCGAAGTAAGAGGacgtcgaatattcttttgtttatcatttcacaaattttatttcgcataatgaaataaatatgaagaaattaaaatgacccgtgcatcgcacgggcgtgatactagtatttaataagaCGGGAGTGGTAGGGCGTATATTGATTATTGATAGACTAATAGATTATCTCTTGTAAATTTTATTGGATCATATTTAGGTGATATTGTTGCTGAAGGCCCAATAGAAAATTGAAAGCGGCCCATAACTATTCATTTCACAATGCCAATCCAATTCGAGATTCAGAATAGAAAAAGAAGACCAACTGCACGAACCGGACAATAGCGCCTCCAATTCCCCAAAGCCGTTGCCTAAGAAAAAATGGAGGGTTTAAGCAGAGAGAAGGAGAAGCCATGGCGGGTACTCGAATTCTACAGTGGCATTGGTGGATTGGTAAGATTGTTTATTTTCGTGTTTAGTTACAACTTTTTTTGTGCTTAATTTTACTTTCGATTCCGATAGAGATATTCATTGATGGAGGCTGGCGTGGATGCTGTGGTAATTGAAGCATTCGACATCAACGACGTCGCAAATGATGTTTACGAGCACAATTTCGGCCACCGTCCTTACCAGGTAGCATATCACGATAAGCAGAAATATTAGTTTAATTCATTTAGTTAGCTAgctttgtatttttagtataattattAGTTAGCGATGTTAGTCTTTGCATTATGATTTAGGTTGGTTCGTGCGTGCGTGCGTGTTTGAATTTAATGCTAAATCATACCTGCAGCGATTCATTAGtttgctttctttatttttcagtATGATTATAAGTTAGATATGTTAATTACTGAACATATGATTTAagttagtgtgtgtgtgtgtggggggGTGAAGTTGATGCTAATTGGTATTTGCTTGTGGTGTTGGCCATCTGTTTTTGGTGTGATTGTAGGGAAACATTCAGACTTTGAGTGCTGCGAACCTCGACAGATATGAGGTCGATGCATGGCTTCTGTCTCCTCCTTGTCAACCTTATACACGGCAAGGTGGTTGATTTCTGATTTGATCTGCAATATGCAGATTGTATGTTCGTGCGCATATTTACCTTTTGTGTTATAGCTTTTTAAAAGTTTGTTTATTAAGGTCTCCAGAAGGGTTCAAGTGATGCTAGAGCTTCTTCGTTTTTGAAGATTCTTGAACTAATACCACAATGTTCACGACCCCCAGTTATGCTATTTGTGGAGAACGTTGTTGGATTTGAGGTTTGTGGTTTATGTGTACCTTTCATTAAGGGGAAATGGTTGTAGTATTGAATTTTTTGAACCACCtttctaataaaaaaacaacTTTTACTTGCAATGTATCCAAGAAATTTTGTTCTGGTTTGGAGTTGTAGGTGGGTGGatgttttttccttttattttccaatgtcttttcttttatttatcaaGAAGAtatatgtttaatttttttgtatttattactcattgttattgttattaaaCCTGAGGATATAATTAggtgatactccctccgtcccagaaagATTGTCCCATTTCCTTTTCCACACtcgttttgcaaaaataataataaatagttaaagtagagagagtaaagtaaaagagagaataatgtggAGAATAGTCTTAcctacattattctttctcttattttactctctttcaactttacctatttattattatttttgcaaaacgagtgcaaaaaatgaaCTGGGACAATctttctgggacggagggagtatcgtTTTTGTTTAACAAGTCATCCATATATACTTTCCCTTTATTCAGTTTGGTATCTGTTTCTATTTCTTTCTGCAGACATCTGATACACATGAAAAGATGATCACCATGTTGCGAGAAAATCATTTTGACACACAAGAATTCATTCTAAGTCCTCTGCAATTTGGTGTTCCATATTCTCGCCCTCGCTATTTTTGCCTGgtccacctctctctctctctctctcctgtTACAAACCACACGTTTTCTATTTGTCCAATTACTTTTGTACATCTAGTGTATTCATGTGCATTCTTCTCACCTCTTTCTTGTGCATCTACATGTAAAGATGGTACCTAGCACGTGATATGAAATCTTAACATAGTTATACATAGAATCTGTAGCCCAAATAGAGAAAGTCCTGTATATACCTTCAGCTTCATTCCTCTTATTGAATGTTCAGCATAGGATTAATCCATTGAACTGCAGGCCAAGCGGAAACCTCTTTGTTTCCAGAAGGCCCAGTTCAATAATGTGCTACTTTGGGGCCCAGGCCCTATACTTGGGGACGAAGAAAGCATGGTGACAAGTGAAGAAGCTGAATCAGATAGATATTGGAATAAGTTACTTGAAACTACTCGACCTATATATGATTTTTTGGAATCAAGCGAAGTTATTTTGGAATCGAGCTTAACTAAAATATCTGAGGATATTGAAGAAGAAAGTGAATTTGGTGTTGACCCTTCAAATCCATTCTTAGTTCCATCTAGCCTGGTAGAAAGATGGGGGAGTGCCATGGGTATGCTCGCCTCTTTGGTCTTGATACTTCTTAAACATTTGTTCacaattatttctttttttgtaaCTCTTATATCATTAAATTGTTCCCTTGACTGATTTAGATATTGTTTTCCCCGAATCAAGACGTTGCTGTTGCTTCACCAAAAGTTATTTTCGATATGTGAAGGGGACAGGTTCCCTTTTGGCTACATGTCCTGTAAGTCTACATCAGGTATACACCTAATTTTAATTGCAATATATCTACTTTAGATATAAGCACATGCAATATCAGCAGTTCCTATCTTAGGCCCTGAAAGCCATAAATTGATCTTTATAAATTTCTGATATTTGATGAGCGTCAATTATTGACATGTTCCTTACTCATTAAATTTTCTGGTGATGGGTATTAATCTGAATATTTTGATGCATAATTATCCATGTTTATGTATGAGAGTGTCAACTATCTGAATATGTCTGCATTGTTTTTTTGAGTACTGGTGATTCTGATGTTACCAGATACATTTGTTTGCTTTTATCAGTATTAAAGCAACCGTATGCTTTAATTATATCATGCAGGGAAAGAAGAAAATTGAATTGCCTTCCTTGCAGGAGCTTCAACTTAGATACTTTACACCCAGGGAGGTATGCATATGTTACTCTCATGCATCACTTCAATTCTCAGCTCTTTGGGCTTTGGTATTATTACAACATAAATTTTGTTCTCTTAAGTGTTTTTCTCTCCAACGTCACTGCCAGGTCGCCAATTTCCACTCCTTTCCGGAGGACTTCCAATTTCCACAACATGTTAGCCTTCGTCAACGGTGCGTACATTTCTTGTATCATTGTTTGACATAATATGCAAAAGCAGGTATCTTTGAGGAGCCTCTTTCTCATCATGTGGAACTTAATGAAATGATTAATGAATTATTGACGATAATTTGACATAAAGAAGTGATTCAAATCAGGTGTTCCCTCTTCAATTGCttttaaatatttgaataatagtGTGAATATTTCATCCTAGTGCAGCTTGTCTCCAGTTCATAATAGTATCTACCATTAATGTCACATGATTACTCATTGCAATTTAAACCAATCATAAAAACATTAAGACACGAGACCTTTTATTAGTCTCCAATGCGATAACCTTTAGGACACAATGCTACCAAGATTTCCTTCTTCTTTGGCACTATGATCCTTTAATTTTGATGGTTTTATTCAAGATGCTGCGGATTTGGGACTTCGATGAATCTGAGAAACACATTGGAAAAGACTCACATAAACTTAGATGATTAGCTCTAATTTCATGCACGTGTATAAGAAACCATCTACCACTTGCGTTTGTATCCGTGACTTAGATGCTTTGCCTGAACTTTCTGTGTGCCCCTGTATAAGGTCACAATGAGCCAATTTGCGCCCAAGAGAGTGGCGGTTACATAAAACCACCAAAGATACTAAGTAATAGTAATTTCTTCTGACAAATGCATGATCAGAATATTTTTCAATCTGTGCAGTTACGCATTGCTGGGAAACAGTCTGAGTGTTGGGGTCGTGGCACCACTATTGAGGTATCTATTTACTCATCAATCACCGTAATGCTGTTTTGATCCCGGGTGGTACTAACTTGTATGGATGTACTGCATACCCATCACTTAGGTAATATTTTACTGTCTATTTTTATCGCAGCACATTGCACCAAATTGTATACTAAAATTCACGATTTGTGTTCCATTTACGTTATGTGTTACTGAAAAAGATTGTTGGCATATTTGTATTGTTGGGTATCACAAAAGCCTTTGGTAATATTCTTTTACAGAGTGGTCCTGACTCAGGAAAATCGAACAAAGAAACGGGTCATGGCCCAACCCGAATGTAGTTTTCGGATTTCAATCCCAGTAATATTTCCTGGTTGAACTATTTATTAGAGTATATTTATGGGGTGGAACAATTAGGAGATTAGGTAATGAGGCTTGGGGGCTTTGAATTAGGTAAAAATGAATAATTGACATGAGAATACAATAAGGTAATTGAGAAGTTCTTGATCTTAGTTTGACTCTATTATTGGTAAGTTAGGAAGTGTATTTATTGGTGATTAAGTCACCTGAATTCTAGTTCGTATCTGACCCGATTAAGACATCTAACCCcaatcactttttattttatctctcttaATATTATGTGTGtaatatttaaatgtttttgtatgCATTAAGATGCAGATAATGGAGATAAGTACTTAGATAATTAAGTGTTTATGATTCAAATGTTTTTAGTGCATCGGGGTTGCTCTTAGAAGCTATCCATGctaaaattgtttaattgtgGAGATAACCCTCAAGTTTTTTTGTCTTCGCCGTCGAAATTGGCCGAAATCTATGTTGGAATCATCACAATTCGCGAGAAAATATTCAGTTGTCAATCCATAGGTCACATCACTAACGAAACCCTTGACACCATCTAAATTTAATGGGTTCGTCAATTTTTGGCAAAAGTTTGAGCGATTCATAATGTGTTAGGACCAATTTAGCAAGCATAATGCtttgtttatatatttagaATCAAAGTGGACCTTAGTTGAATGTTTAAGACTTTAAGTgtttaattaatactagtatttaaattactaaTCTGGTCAAAATCGCTTTGACCATCAAATTATACGTTACTGTCACTTGTAGCACAAAAAATGAaccaattaataatattattgaagcTATCAATATTCATGTTATAgacaaaaatcataaataacGAACATGTTTAGGATAAAAATAAACTTTAAAGTCAATTAATATGTGTCACAAGGTCAtgaacaataaattttaaaataaatttataatgttTGTTTTCCAAAACTAATAAAATCCTAActtcttttatctttttacgATTTTAATTCtctattttctttcattttatttcacgACCAAAAGCTCTCCTCCACATTGATTTggacttttctttattttctaatttttactATATTTCTATGAGGAAAcatctttttttactttttcaaactaccattttaggtccgtgaactttgaaaatatcatttgaggtccgtCAACTATGAGTCAGTATCAATCGaagtatttttttactattttcaagtttttttagacgaaaataccctcaatacattgaagggtgtatatttttactaaacttatcacatactcatattttttataaatatctttacaatatatttttgacgaattttctaaatataatttgacctttaACTTCATCAATTAATTTTGTAACATGCAAAGAAAAGTTCATTCctcaactttttataattaaataattcttcaAGTATCGTTAATTGATTGTGACATTAATTTTTACAAGTATTCGTacctcaaaaatatttaaaaattatttaattataaaaagttgaagaaTGTGACCTTTAACTTCATCAATTAATTTTGTAACATGCAAAGAAAAGTTCATTCctcaactttttataattaaataattcttcaAGTATCGTTAATTGATTGTGACATTAATTTTTACAAGTATTCGTacctcaaaaatatttaaaaattatttaattataaaaagttgaagaatgaacttttctatatttagaaaattcgtcaaaaatatatagtaaaaatatatttataaaaaatataagtatGTGATAAGTGTAGTAAAAACATACACTCttcaaggtattgagggtatttttatCTGAATAAActtagaaatagtaaaaatgtaTTTCGATTGATATTAATTCATAGTTAACTaatctcaaatgatattttcaaagttcacgaacctaaaatgatagtttgacaaAGTTAATGAACTATAAAAGATGTTGCCCCTATTTATATTTGTAATAATTTTTAATGCAGTTAAAATGTCGACAATTATGTActgtagtatttattttgaatttattaataaattgaCTTAGTTTAAGTTAGGTGGATTATAGAGTAGTAAAGAAAGTGCATCACACTAAACAACAGGAGCGTGAGATTATATGATCAATTAGGTCGCTAGCTTCCATTCGGCGTGCATTACGCACCCCCTACTTTATTTTGAGCCAACATTTTTATATGACAATTCTACCCCCATCctcaatatatatttttcttttttatattttcttgcCCCAAATTGTTTCTTCAAAGCTCACGAAAACAAACCCTAGGACGTAAAACTGAGGAATAAAAATCTGTTTTTTATCCAGCATCTGAGATTTGAACTCCCTAATTCGGACTTTGGTGATCGTCTGTACCTGTCTAATTTCTCGAAAAGGTTTGTGATATTCTCAGTTTGCAAGGTTTCACTTCTGCTATTTCTCAATTCCTAAATCGATCGAAATTTAGCTATTCAATTTAGGGGTTTTGTCTAATTTCTCATCATCTGCAAGTTTTCTTTCTAATTCCGTTGTTTACTGTTTCCTATTGAGAAATTTAGTTCCAGATTTAGCGTCTCCTACACTTTTGCCATTGTTAGTGAGATTAGTTTAATAATATGGATGTATTGGATATATGCCAGTCATTTTTATCAATCGACTGGTAATTTTGCACTTGAAAATTGATATAGTATTTTagtactgtttttttttttgaaaaaaatgagtcATTTCGGTGATTATTTCAGGAATATGCCTGCGGATGAACTGATCCACCGCGATTTACATTTTTTTCCACAACTACGAAAAATCTAGGCTTCTTTCTAAATTCTGTTGTAGTTTGAGGAATGTAAAACGATTAATAAGTGACAGTTATTTGGGGagttttttaatgcattttttaTGATCGTTCAGGAATTACATACCTTTAGTACCACCAAGATTTGGCTCGATTGATCCTCTAACTTATATTCCTGTTTCTAAATTCTAATTTGCATATTCTTTATATTTCAGAGACTTTTGATACCTGTTAAAGAAGATAAGTGGCTATGAGATTCAAAGCTGGGGACACGGTTGAGGTGATGCAGAATAAGGAGGTACCAGCTTCGTGGCGTGCTGCAGAAATACTATGTTGCAGCGGGGATACTTATACTATCCAATATGTTTGCTATCCTGGTATGGAAAATAAGCGGCTGGTGGAGGTGGTTTCAAGGAAGTTATTGAGACCTTGCCCTTCTTCGCTACAAGGTGCCAAGTGTTTCATAACGGGAGACATTGTTGAGGTCTTCCATCAATATTCTTGGAAGATTGCTGTGGTCTTGAATGTTCTAGGAGGAAAAAAAGAAAGTAGAAATAATAAGATCCATCACAAGGTTTCgacatgtaaaaaaaaatatctagTGAGGCTACTTGGGTGTTCAAAGGAATTGGCTATTGATAGAACGAAGGTCAGAATGAGACAGACATGGCATGATGTGAAATGGCTTCAATTGACAAAGGTATGTCTGGTTTCTATTCCACCTTAGATGTAGGCTTTCTTGTTTCTAGCTATTTGTGTGCTTTCTTCTGCCGCTTTGTGGATTTCTTTTGCCCTCATCTGTTAAGTTCTTCTCATATTGACTTTGCATGTTCATCGTATCTGTTGAAATTTGTGGACAAACTTCTTCATTGCACTTATTTGATAAATTTTTGCTCcaaatattcatttaatttttctcttttactacAATCAAGTTCTTTTAGATCTTAAATTTACTCAATCTGATCGCCATATTCCTGTTTGCAGATTCCTCAAGCTGGGGATGATGTAATAGTGAGCAAGCCATCAAAGTCAAATTGTTTTCCGAATATGAACTTCCAGGTTCCAGTGTTCAATTCAAAATCTAAATATCAACCTGGAGATGATTGTGGAAGCTTCCAAGATGAAGCTGCACTGCGGGAATCTGCTGTTGTCTCTTCAAGAACCTTAAAGAGGATGTCCCCTTATATTTCCTCTGTTGTTGAAGCCAATGAAGGACCTGTACAAAAATTTAGAGCAGCAGAGAAAGAAGACCGAAAGCAGCGAATGGTTGAAAAGGTACATGCTGTTGCTTTCCCAAAAGAAATTTTGGGCGAAACATACATGCATGCTTCCCATAATATTATATCAATTGGATATGATCAAATGGAGAGGCAAAAACAAAATGCCGTGCTTGGATATTCAGGGTTCAGAGACTCTGAATTAAATTGTTCTGACAGTGATGTTTGTT contains:
- the LOC121796601 gene encoding tRNA (cytosine(38)-C(5))-methyltransferase 2 isoform X1, whose amino-acid sequence is MEGLSREKEKPWRVLEFYSGIGGLRYSLMEAGVDAVVIEAFDINDVANDVYEHNFGHRPYQGNIQTLSAANLDRYEVDAWLLSPPCQPYTRQGLQKGSSDARASSFLKILELIPQCSRPPVMLFVENVVGFETSDTHEKMITMLRENHFDTQEFILSPLQFGVPYSRPRYFCLAKRKPLCFQKAQFNNVLLWGPGPILGDEESMVTSEEAESDRYWNKLLETTRPIYDFLESSEVILESSLTKISEDIEEESEFGVDPSNPFLVPSSLVERWGSAMDIVFPESRRCCCFTKSYFRYVKGTGSLLATCPVSLHQGKKKIELPSLQELQLRYFTPREVANFHSFPEDFQFPQHVSLRQRYALLGNSLSVGVVAPLLRYLFTHQSP
- the LOC121796601 gene encoding tRNA (cytosine(38)-C(5))-methyltransferase 2 isoform X2, producing the protein MEGLSREKEKPWRVLEFYSGIGGLRYSLMEAGVDAVVIEAFDINDVANDVYEHNFGHRPYQGNIQTLSAANLDRYEVDAWLLSPPCQPYTRQGLQKGSSDARASSFLKILELIPQCSRPPVMLFVENVVGFETSDTHEKMITMLRENHFDTQEFILSPLQFGVPYSRPRYFCLAKRKPLCFQKAQFNNVLLWGPGPILGDEESMVTSEEAESDRYWNKLLETTRPIYDFLESSEVILESSLTKISEDIEEESEFGVDPSNPFLVPSSLVERWGSAMDIVFPESRRCCCFTKSYFRYVKGTGSLLATCPGKKKIELPSLQELQLRYFTPREVANFHSFPEDFQFPQHVSLRQRYALLGNSLSVGVVAPLLRYLFTHQSP
- the LOC121796601 gene encoding tRNA (cytosine(38)-C(5))-methyltransferase 2 isoform X3, with the protein product MRSMHGFCLLLVNLIHGKKGSSDARASSFLKILELIPQCSRPPVMLFVENVVGFETSDTHEKMITMLRENHFDTQEFILSPLQFGVPYSRPRYFCLAKRKPLCFQKAQFNNVLLWGPGPILGDEESMVTSEEAESDRYWNKLLETTRPIYDFLESSEVILESSLTKISEDIEEESEFGVDPSNPFLVPSSLVERWGSAMDIVFPESRRCCCFTKSYFRYVKGTGSLLATCPVSLHQGKKKIELPSLQELQLRYFTPREVANFHSFPEDFQFPQHVSLRQRYALLGNSLSVGVVAPLLRYLFTHQSP